The following proteins are encoded in a genomic region of Glycine max cultivar Williams 82 chromosome 18, Glycine_max_v4.0, whole genome shotgun sequence:
- the LOC100785245 gene encoding FACT complex subunit SPT16 isoform X1 has protein sequence MCGCGRGDLLFSSLQGKSGRKTMADHRNGSTQPPNGKTSAAGSAYSIDLNAFQSRLKAFYEHWDDHKTDLWGSSDAIAIACPPPSEDLRYLKSTALNLWLLGFEFPETIMVFMKKQIHILCSQKKASILESVKKSAREAVGADLVLHVKPKNDDGSALMDAIFRAIRALPKSDDHDSSTVGYISREAPEGKLLETWTEKLKNTKFQLIDVANGFSYLFAAKSNEELTSIKRAAYLTTSVMKNFVVTKLENVIDEEKKISHSTLMEETEKVILEPSKVNCKLKADNVDICYPPIFQSGGEFDLKPSAVSNDELLHYDSASVIICAVGARYKSYCSNIARTFLIDADPLQSRAYEVLLKAHEAVIGSMKPGNKLSVAYQAAVSVVERDAPDLISYLTKSAGTGIGIEFRESGLNLNAKNEQIIREGMVFNVSLGFQNLQCENSKSKNKQFSLLLADTVIITKDKTEIVTSTSSKALKDVAYSFNEDEEEERPSTKSDAKKAEPFMCKTTLRSDNHEVSKEELRRQHQAELARQKNEETARRLAGGGSETGEARSSARTSAELMAYKNINDLPPPREMMIQIDQKNEAVLLPINGSMVPFHVAFIRTVSSQQDTNRNCYVRIIFNVPGTPFSPHDANSMKFPGSIYLKEASFRSKDSRHISEVVQSIKTLRRQVVARESERAERATLVTQEKLQLANNRFKPIRLSDLWIRPAFGGRGRKIPGTLEAHVNGFRYSTTRQDERVDIMFGNIKHAFFQPAENEMITLLHFHLHNHIMVGNKKTKDVQFYVEVMDMVQNVGGGKRSAYDPDELEEEQRERQRKNKINVEFQTFVNRVNDLWGQPQFNGFDLEFDQPLRELGFPGVPHKSSVFIVPTSACLVELIETPFLVVTLSEIEIVNLERVGLGQKNFDMTVVFKDFKRDVLRIDSIPSTSLDGIKEWLDTTDIKYYESRLNLNWRQILKTITDDPQSFIEGGGWEFLNLEATDSESENSEESDKGYEPSDVEPESDSEDEASDSESLVESEDDDDDEDSEEDSEEEKGKTWEELEREASNADREKGNESDSEEDRKRRKAKGFGKSRGASLSSSMPKRSKLR, from the exons ATGTGTGGCTGTGGCAGAGGTGACTTGCTGTTCTCAAGCCTTCAAGGAAAA agtGGTAGGAAAACTATGGCAGACCATCGAAATGGAAGTACACAACCTCCTAATGGAAAGACCAGTGCAGCAGGATCCGCATATTCTATTGATCTGAATGCATTTCAATCCCGATTGAAAGCTTTTTATGAGCACTGGGATGATCACAAAACAGATTTGTGGGGCTCTTCTGATGCAATAGCAATAGCATGTCCTCCACCTTCAGAAGATCTGCGATACCTGAAATCTACTGCTCTGAACTTATGGCTGCTTGGATTTGAGTTCCCTGAGACAATTATGGTTTTCATGAAGAAGCAGATCCATATCTTGTGCAGCCAAAAGAAGGCTTCTATTCTTGAATCTGTCAAAAAATCTGCCAGAGAGGCAGTTGGTGCAGATCTTGTTTTGCATGTCAAACCTAAAAACGATGATGGATCTGCTCTAATGGATGCTATATTCCGCGCCATCCGTGCTCTGCCAAAGTCTGATGACCATGATTCTTCCACTGTTGGATACATATCAAGAGAGGCTCCTGAAGGGAAACTGCTTGAAACATGgactgaaaaattaaaaaatacaaaatttcaacTAATTGATGTTGCCAATGGGTTCTCTTATTTGTTTGCGGCAAAGAGTAATGAGGAGCTTACATCAATTAAGAGAGCAGCATACCTCACCACCAGTGTGATGAAAAACTTTGTGGTTACAAAACTTGAGAATGTAATAGATGAGGAGAAGAAAATCTCTCATTCAACGTTGATGGAGGAGACTGAGAAAGTTATTCTGGAACCTTCAAAAGTCAATTGTAAGCTAAAGGCAGATAACGTTGATATTTGTTACCCCCCAATTTTTCAGAGTGGTGGAGAGTTTGATCTGAAGCCCAGTGCTGTCAGCAATGATGAGTTATTGCATTATGATTCTGCCAGCGTGATTATATGTGCAGTTGGAGCTCGATATAAGAGTTATTGCTCAAACATAGCTAGGACCTTCTTGATTGATGCAGACCCTCTTCAAAGTAGGGCTTATGAGGTTCTTCTGAAAGCCCATGAAGCTGTCATAGGTTCTATGAAGCCTGGAAACAAGTTAAGTGTTGCATACCAAGCTGCAGTTTCTGTTGTGGAAAGGGATGCACCTGACTTGATTTCATATTTGACAAAATCTGCTGGGACAGGCATCGGCATTGAGTTTCGTGAATCAGGATTGAATCTTAATGCAAAAAATGAACAGATAATTAGAGAAGGCATGGTCTTTAACGTGTCACTTGGTTTTCAGAATTTACAGTGTGAGAACAGTAAGTCTAAGAACAAGCAATTCTCTTTGTTGCTTGCTGACACAGTCATCATCACCAAAGATAAGACAGAAATTGTGACTTCTACAAGCTCAAAAGCTCTGAAGGATGTAGCATACTCTTTCAATGAGGATGAGGAAGAGGAAAGGCCAAGCACAAAATCAGATGCCAAGAAAGCGGAGCCCTTTATGTGTAAGACAACTCTTAGGTCAGACAATCATGAAGTTTCAAAGGAGGAGCTTCGCAGGCAGCATCAGGCAGAACTTGCTCGccagaaaaatgaagaaactgcAAGGCGTCTTGCTGGTGGTGGAAGTGAAACAGGAGAAGCCCGTTCCTCTGCAAGGACTTCAGCAGAACTCATGGCCTACAAAAACATAAATGACCTTCCCCCTCCCAGAGAGATGATGATTCAGATTGATCAGAAGAATGAAGCAGTTCTCTTGCCTATAAATGGAAGCATGGTACCTTTTCATGTGGCTTTCATTCGAACTGTTTCCAGCCAGCAGGACACCAACCGCAATTGCTATGtcagaattatttttaatgttccTGGGACTCCTTTCAGTCCTCATGATGCAAACTCAATGAAGTTCCCTGGATCTATATATTTGAAGGAGGCGTCATTCCGCTCCAAGGATTCGAGGCACATAAGTGAGGTTGTGCAGTCCATTAAAACACTCAGGCGTCAAGTTGTAGCAAGGGAGTCTGAGAGAGCTGAGAGGGCAACCTTGGTTACTCAGGAGAAACTGCAACTTGCTAATAATAGGTTTAAGCCGATAAGGTTATCTGACCTTTGGATCCGTCCTGCTTTTGGTGGGCGTGGGAGGAAGATACCTGGTACACTTGAGGCTCATGTTAATGGATTTCGTTATTCTACCACTAGGCAAGATGAGCGTGTAGACATAATGTTTGGCAACATTAAGCATGCATTTTTCCAGCCAGCAGAGAATGAAATGATCACTCTCCTACACTTCCATCTGCACAACCATATTATGGTAGGAAATAAAAAGACCAAGGATGTTCAATTTTATGTTGAGGTTATGGACATGGTCCAGAATGTCGGGGGTGGTAAGAGGTCAGCCTATGATCCTGACGAGCTTGAAGAAGAACAACGAGAGCGACAGAGGAAGAACAAAATTAATGTAGAATTCCAAACCTTTGTGAATCGGGTGAATGATCTCTGGGGGCAACCTCAATTCAATGGCTTTGACCTGGAGTTTGACCAACCTCTTAGAGAGCTTGGCTTCCCTGGGGTGCCTCATAAATCTTCAGTATTTATTGTACCTACTTCTGCCTGCCTTGTTGAACTGATAGAGACCCCTTTCCTTGTTGTCACGCTTAGTGAGATTGAGATTGTTAATCTTGAGAGAGTTGGACTTGGGCAGAAAAACTTTGATATGACAGTAGTTTTTAAGGACTTCAAGAGGGATGTCCTCAGGATTGATTCTATCCCTTCTACATCACTGGATGGCATCAAGGAGTGGCTTGACACAACAGACATCAAATATTATGAGAGCAGGCTGAATCTGAACTGGCGTCAGATCCTGAAGACAATCACGGATGACCCTCAGAGCTTTATTGAAGGTGGTGGTTGGGAGTTTCTGAATTTGGAAGCTACTGATTCAGAATCTGAGAACTCAGAGGAGTCAGATAAAGGTTACGAACCATCTGATGTGGAACCTGAATCTGATTCGGAGGATGAAGCTTCTGATAGTGAATCACTTGTTGAGTCTGAGGATGATGATGACGATGAGGATTCCGAGGAGGATTCAGAAGAAGAGAAGGGAAAGACATGGGAGGAACTGGAGAGGGAAGCAAGCAATGCAGATAGGGAGAAGGGAAACGAGTCTGACAGCGAAgaagataggaaaagaagaaaggcAAAAGGCTTTGGTAAGTCACGAGGAGCTAGTCTAAGCAGTAGTATGCCAAAGCGGTCTAAGTTAAGATag
- the LOC100785245 gene encoding FACT complex subunit SPT16 isoform X2: MEGMEITRTPCSSGRKTMADHRNGSTQPPNGKTSAAGSAYSIDLNAFQSRLKAFYEHWDDHKTDLWGSSDAIAIACPPPSEDLRYLKSTALNLWLLGFEFPETIMVFMKKQIHILCSQKKASILESVKKSAREAVGADLVLHVKPKNDDGSALMDAIFRAIRALPKSDDHDSSTVGYISREAPEGKLLETWTEKLKNTKFQLIDVANGFSYLFAAKSNEELTSIKRAAYLTTSVMKNFVVTKLENVIDEEKKISHSTLMEETEKVILEPSKVNCKLKADNVDICYPPIFQSGGEFDLKPSAVSNDELLHYDSASVIICAVGARYKSYCSNIARTFLIDADPLQSRAYEVLLKAHEAVIGSMKPGNKLSVAYQAAVSVVERDAPDLISYLTKSAGTGIGIEFRESGLNLNAKNEQIIREGMVFNVSLGFQNLQCENSKSKNKQFSLLLADTVIITKDKTEIVTSTSSKALKDVAYSFNEDEEEERPSTKSDAKKAEPFMCKTTLRSDNHEVSKEELRRQHQAELARQKNEETARRLAGGGSETGEARSSARTSAELMAYKNINDLPPPREMMIQIDQKNEAVLLPINGSMVPFHVAFIRTVSSQQDTNRNCYVRIIFNVPGTPFSPHDANSMKFPGSIYLKEASFRSKDSRHISEVVQSIKTLRRQVVARESERAERATLVTQEKLQLANNRFKPIRLSDLWIRPAFGGRGRKIPGTLEAHVNGFRYSTTRQDERVDIMFGNIKHAFFQPAENEMITLLHFHLHNHIMVGNKKTKDVQFYVEVMDMVQNVGGGKRSAYDPDELEEEQRERQRKNKINVEFQTFVNRVNDLWGQPQFNGFDLEFDQPLRELGFPGVPHKSSVFIVPTSACLVELIETPFLVVTLSEIEIVNLERVGLGQKNFDMTVVFKDFKRDVLRIDSIPSTSLDGIKEWLDTTDIKYYESRLNLNWRQILKTITDDPQSFIEGGGWEFLNLEATDSESENSEESDKGYEPSDVEPESDSEDEASDSESLVESEDDDDDEDSEEDSEEEKGKTWEELEREASNADREKGNESDSEEDRKRRKAKGFGKSRGASLSSSMPKRSKLR; encoded by the exons ATGGAAGGGATGGAGATAACTAGGACTCCTTGTTCC agtGGTAGGAAAACTATGGCAGACCATCGAAATGGAAGTACACAACCTCCTAATGGAAAGACCAGTGCAGCAGGATCCGCATATTCTATTGATCTGAATGCATTTCAATCCCGATTGAAAGCTTTTTATGAGCACTGGGATGATCACAAAACAGATTTGTGGGGCTCTTCTGATGCAATAGCAATAGCATGTCCTCCACCTTCAGAAGATCTGCGATACCTGAAATCTACTGCTCTGAACTTATGGCTGCTTGGATTTGAGTTCCCTGAGACAATTATGGTTTTCATGAAGAAGCAGATCCATATCTTGTGCAGCCAAAAGAAGGCTTCTATTCTTGAATCTGTCAAAAAATCTGCCAGAGAGGCAGTTGGTGCAGATCTTGTTTTGCATGTCAAACCTAAAAACGATGATGGATCTGCTCTAATGGATGCTATATTCCGCGCCATCCGTGCTCTGCCAAAGTCTGATGACCATGATTCTTCCACTGTTGGATACATATCAAGAGAGGCTCCTGAAGGGAAACTGCTTGAAACATGgactgaaaaattaaaaaatacaaaatttcaacTAATTGATGTTGCCAATGGGTTCTCTTATTTGTTTGCGGCAAAGAGTAATGAGGAGCTTACATCAATTAAGAGAGCAGCATACCTCACCACCAGTGTGATGAAAAACTTTGTGGTTACAAAACTTGAGAATGTAATAGATGAGGAGAAGAAAATCTCTCATTCAACGTTGATGGAGGAGACTGAGAAAGTTATTCTGGAACCTTCAAAAGTCAATTGTAAGCTAAAGGCAGATAACGTTGATATTTGTTACCCCCCAATTTTTCAGAGTGGTGGAGAGTTTGATCTGAAGCCCAGTGCTGTCAGCAATGATGAGTTATTGCATTATGATTCTGCCAGCGTGATTATATGTGCAGTTGGAGCTCGATATAAGAGTTATTGCTCAAACATAGCTAGGACCTTCTTGATTGATGCAGACCCTCTTCAAAGTAGGGCTTATGAGGTTCTTCTGAAAGCCCATGAAGCTGTCATAGGTTCTATGAAGCCTGGAAACAAGTTAAGTGTTGCATACCAAGCTGCAGTTTCTGTTGTGGAAAGGGATGCACCTGACTTGATTTCATATTTGACAAAATCTGCTGGGACAGGCATCGGCATTGAGTTTCGTGAATCAGGATTGAATCTTAATGCAAAAAATGAACAGATAATTAGAGAAGGCATGGTCTTTAACGTGTCACTTGGTTTTCAGAATTTACAGTGTGAGAACAGTAAGTCTAAGAACAAGCAATTCTCTTTGTTGCTTGCTGACACAGTCATCATCACCAAAGATAAGACAGAAATTGTGACTTCTACAAGCTCAAAAGCTCTGAAGGATGTAGCATACTCTTTCAATGAGGATGAGGAAGAGGAAAGGCCAAGCACAAAATCAGATGCCAAGAAAGCGGAGCCCTTTATGTGTAAGACAACTCTTAGGTCAGACAATCATGAAGTTTCAAAGGAGGAGCTTCGCAGGCAGCATCAGGCAGAACTTGCTCGccagaaaaatgaagaaactgcAAGGCGTCTTGCTGGTGGTGGAAGTGAAACAGGAGAAGCCCGTTCCTCTGCAAGGACTTCAGCAGAACTCATGGCCTACAAAAACATAAATGACCTTCCCCCTCCCAGAGAGATGATGATTCAGATTGATCAGAAGAATGAAGCAGTTCTCTTGCCTATAAATGGAAGCATGGTACCTTTTCATGTGGCTTTCATTCGAACTGTTTCCAGCCAGCAGGACACCAACCGCAATTGCTATGtcagaattatttttaatgttccTGGGACTCCTTTCAGTCCTCATGATGCAAACTCAATGAAGTTCCCTGGATCTATATATTTGAAGGAGGCGTCATTCCGCTCCAAGGATTCGAGGCACATAAGTGAGGTTGTGCAGTCCATTAAAACACTCAGGCGTCAAGTTGTAGCAAGGGAGTCTGAGAGAGCTGAGAGGGCAACCTTGGTTACTCAGGAGAAACTGCAACTTGCTAATAATAGGTTTAAGCCGATAAGGTTATCTGACCTTTGGATCCGTCCTGCTTTTGGTGGGCGTGGGAGGAAGATACCTGGTACACTTGAGGCTCATGTTAATGGATTTCGTTATTCTACCACTAGGCAAGATGAGCGTGTAGACATAATGTTTGGCAACATTAAGCATGCATTTTTCCAGCCAGCAGAGAATGAAATGATCACTCTCCTACACTTCCATCTGCACAACCATATTATGGTAGGAAATAAAAAGACCAAGGATGTTCAATTTTATGTTGAGGTTATGGACATGGTCCAGAATGTCGGGGGTGGTAAGAGGTCAGCCTATGATCCTGACGAGCTTGAAGAAGAACAACGAGAGCGACAGAGGAAGAACAAAATTAATGTAGAATTCCAAACCTTTGTGAATCGGGTGAATGATCTCTGGGGGCAACCTCAATTCAATGGCTTTGACCTGGAGTTTGACCAACCTCTTAGAGAGCTTGGCTTCCCTGGGGTGCCTCATAAATCTTCAGTATTTATTGTACCTACTTCTGCCTGCCTTGTTGAACTGATAGAGACCCCTTTCCTTGTTGTCACGCTTAGTGAGATTGAGATTGTTAATCTTGAGAGAGTTGGACTTGGGCAGAAAAACTTTGATATGACAGTAGTTTTTAAGGACTTCAAGAGGGATGTCCTCAGGATTGATTCTATCCCTTCTACATCACTGGATGGCATCAAGGAGTGGCTTGACACAACAGACATCAAATATTATGAGAGCAGGCTGAATCTGAACTGGCGTCAGATCCTGAAGACAATCACGGATGACCCTCAGAGCTTTATTGAAGGTGGTGGTTGGGAGTTTCTGAATTTGGAAGCTACTGATTCAGAATCTGAGAACTCAGAGGAGTCAGATAAAGGTTACGAACCATCTGATGTGGAACCTGAATCTGATTCGGAGGATGAAGCTTCTGATAGTGAATCACTTGTTGAGTCTGAGGATGATGATGACGATGAGGATTCCGAGGAGGATTCAGAAGAAGAGAAGGGAAAGACATGGGAGGAACTGGAGAGGGAAGCAAGCAATGCAGATAGGGAGAAGGGAAACGAGTCTGACAGCGAAgaagataggaaaagaagaaaggcAAAAGGCTTTGGTAAGTCACGAGGAGCTAGTCTAAGCAGTAGTATGCCAAAGCGGTCTAAGTTAAGATag
- the LOC100785245 gene encoding FACT complex subunit SPT16 isoform X3: MADHRNGSTQPPNGKTSAAGSAYSIDLNAFQSRLKAFYEHWDDHKTDLWGSSDAIAIACPPPSEDLRYLKSTALNLWLLGFEFPETIMVFMKKQIHILCSQKKASILESVKKSAREAVGADLVLHVKPKNDDGSALMDAIFRAIRALPKSDDHDSSTVGYISREAPEGKLLETWTEKLKNTKFQLIDVANGFSYLFAAKSNEELTSIKRAAYLTTSVMKNFVVTKLENVIDEEKKISHSTLMEETEKVILEPSKVNCKLKADNVDICYPPIFQSGGEFDLKPSAVSNDELLHYDSASVIICAVGARYKSYCSNIARTFLIDADPLQSRAYEVLLKAHEAVIGSMKPGNKLSVAYQAAVSVVERDAPDLISYLTKSAGTGIGIEFRESGLNLNAKNEQIIREGMVFNVSLGFQNLQCENSKSKNKQFSLLLADTVIITKDKTEIVTSTSSKALKDVAYSFNEDEEEERPSTKSDAKKAEPFMCKTTLRSDNHEVSKEELRRQHQAELARQKNEETARRLAGGGSETGEARSSARTSAELMAYKNINDLPPPREMMIQIDQKNEAVLLPINGSMVPFHVAFIRTVSSQQDTNRNCYVRIIFNVPGTPFSPHDANSMKFPGSIYLKEASFRSKDSRHISEVVQSIKTLRRQVVARESERAERATLVTQEKLQLANNRFKPIRLSDLWIRPAFGGRGRKIPGTLEAHVNGFRYSTTRQDERVDIMFGNIKHAFFQPAENEMITLLHFHLHNHIMVGNKKTKDVQFYVEVMDMVQNVGGGKRSAYDPDELEEEQRERQRKNKINVEFQTFVNRVNDLWGQPQFNGFDLEFDQPLRELGFPGVPHKSSVFIVPTSACLVELIETPFLVVTLSEIEIVNLERVGLGQKNFDMTVVFKDFKRDVLRIDSIPSTSLDGIKEWLDTTDIKYYESRLNLNWRQILKTITDDPQSFIEGGGWEFLNLEATDSESENSEESDKGYEPSDVEPESDSEDEASDSESLVESEDDDDDEDSEEDSEEEKGKTWEELEREASNADREKGNESDSEEDRKRRKAKGFGKSRGASLSSSMPKRSKLR, from the coding sequence ATGGCAGACCATCGAAATGGAAGTACACAACCTCCTAATGGAAAGACCAGTGCAGCAGGATCCGCATATTCTATTGATCTGAATGCATTTCAATCCCGATTGAAAGCTTTTTATGAGCACTGGGATGATCACAAAACAGATTTGTGGGGCTCTTCTGATGCAATAGCAATAGCATGTCCTCCACCTTCAGAAGATCTGCGATACCTGAAATCTACTGCTCTGAACTTATGGCTGCTTGGATTTGAGTTCCCTGAGACAATTATGGTTTTCATGAAGAAGCAGATCCATATCTTGTGCAGCCAAAAGAAGGCTTCTATTCTTGAATCTGTCAAAAAATCTGCCAGAGAGGCAGTTGGTGCAGATCTTGTTTTGCATGTCAAACCTAAAAACGATGATGGATCTGCTCTAATGGATGCTATATTCCGCGCCATCCGTGCTCTGCCAAAGTCTGATGACCATGATTCTTCCACTGTTGGATACATATCAAGAGAGGCTCCTGAAGGGAAACTGCTTGAAACATGgactgaaaaattaaaaaatacaaaatttcaacTAATTGATGTTGCCAATGGGTTCTCTTATTTGTTTGCGGCAAAGAGTAATGAGGAGCTTACATCAATTAAGAGAGCAGCATACCTCACCACCAGTGTGATGAAAAACTTTGTGGTTACAAAACTTGAGAATGTAATAGATGAGGAGAAGAAAATCTCTCATTCAACGTTGATGGAGGAGACTGAGAAAGTTATTCTGGAACCTTCAAAAGTCAATTGTAAGCTAAAGGCAGATAACGTTGATATTTGTTACCCCCCAATTTTTCAGAGTGGTGGAGAGTTTGATCTGAAGCCCAGTGCTGTCAGCAATGATGAGTTATTGCATTATGATTCTGCCAGCGTGATTATATGTGCAGTTGGAGCTCGATATAAGAGTTATTGCTCAAACATAGCTAGGACCTTCTTGATTGATGCAGACCCTCTTCAAAGTAGGGCTTATGAGGTTCTTCTGAAAGCCCATGAAGCTGTCATAGGTTCTATGAAGCCTGGAAACAAGTTAAGTGTTGCATACCAAGCTGCAGTTTCTGTTGTGGAAAGGGATGCACCTGACTTGATTTCATATTTGACAAAATCTGCTGGGACAGGCATCGGCATTGAGTTTCGTGAATCAGGATTGAATCTTAATGCAAAAAATGAACAGATAATTAGAGAAGGCATGGTCTTTAACGTGTCACTTGGTTTTCAGAATTTACAGTGTGAGAACAGTAAGTCTAAGAACAAGCAATTCTCTTTGTTGCTTGCTGACACAGTCATCATCACCAAAGATAAGACAGAAATTGTGACTTCTACAAGCTCAAAAGCTCTGAAGGATGTAGCATACTCTTTCAATGAGGATGAGGAAGAGGAAAGGCCAAGCACAAAATCAGATGCCAAGAAAGCGGAGCCCTTTATGTGTAAGACAACTCTTAGGTCAGACAATCATGAAGTTTCAAAGGAGGAGCTTCGCAGGCAGCATCAGGCAGAACTTGCTCGccagaaaaatgaagaaactgcAAGGCGTCTTGCTGGTGGTGGAAGTGAAACAGGAGAAGCCCGTTCCTCTGCAAGGACTTCAGCAGAACTCATGGCCTACAAAAACATAAATGACCTTCCCCCTCCCAGAGAGATGATGATTCAGATTGATCAGAAGAATGAAGCAGTTCTCTTGCCTATAAATGGAAGCATGGTACCTTTTCATGTGGCTTTCATTCGAACTGTTTCCAGCCAGCAGGACACCAACCGCAATTGCTATGtcagaattatttttaatgttccTGGGACTCCTTTCAGTCCTCATGATGCAAACTCAATGAAGTTCCCTGGATCTATATATTTGAAGGAGGCGTCATTCCGCTCCAAGGATTCGAGGCACATAAGTGAGGTTGTGCAGTCCATTAAAACACTCAGGCGTCAAGTTGTAGCAAGGGAGTCTGAGAGAGCTGAGAGGGCAACCTTGGTTACTCAGGAGAAACTGCAACTTGCTAATAATAGGTTTAAGCCGATAAGGTTATCTGACCTTTGGATCCGTCCTGCTTTTGGTGGGCGTGGGAGGAAGATACCTGGTACACTTGAGGCTCATGTTAATGGATTTCGTTATTCTACCACTAGGCAAGATGAGCGTGTAGACATAATGTTTGGCAACATTAAGCATGCATTTTTCCAGCCAGCAGAGAATGAAATGATCACTCTCCTACACTTCCATCTGCACAACCATATTATGGTAGGAAATAAAAAGACCAAGGATGTTCAATTTTATGTTGAGGTTATGGACATGGTCCAGAATGTCGGGGGTGGTAAGAGGTCAGCCTATGATCCTGACGAGCTTGAAGAAGAACAACGAGAGCGACAGAGGAAGAACAAAATTAATGTAGAATTCCAAACCTTTGTGAATCGGGTGAATGATCTCTGGGGGCAACCTCAATTCAATGGCTTTGACCTGGAGTTTGACCAACCTCTTAGAGAGCTTGGCTTCCCTGGGGTGCCTCATAAATCTTCAGTATTTATTGTACCTACTTCTGCCTGCCTTGTTGAACTGATAGAGACCCCTTTCCTTGTTGTCACGCTTAGTGAGATTGAGATTGTTAATCTTGAGAGAGTTGGACTTGGGCAGAAAAACTTTGATATGACAGTAGTTTTTAAGGACTTCAAGAGGGATGTCCTCAGGATTGATTCTATCCCTTCTACATCACTGGATGGCATCAAGGAGTGGCTTGACACAACAGACATCAAATATTATGAGAGCAGGCTGAATCTGAACTGGCGTCAGATCCTGAAGACAATCACGGATGACCCTCAGAGCTTTATTGAAGGTGGTGGTTGGGAGTTTCTGAATTTGGAAGCTACTGATTCAGAATCTGAGAACTCAGAGGAGTCAGATAAAGGTTACGAACCATCTGATGTGGAACCTGAATCTGATTCGGAGGATGAAGCTTCTGATAGTGAATCACTTGTTGAGTCTGAGGATGATGATGACGATGAGGATTCCGAGGAGGATTCAGAAGAAGAGAAGGGAAAGACATGGGAGGAACTGGAGAGGGAAGCAAGCAATGCAGATAGGGAGAAGGGAAACGAGTCTGACAGCGAAgaagataggaaaagaagaaaggcAAAAGGCTTTGGTAAGTCACGAGGAGCTAGTCTAAGCAGTAGTATGCCAAAGCGGTCTAAGTTAAGATag
- the LOC102663613 gene encoding uncharacterized protein: METENYHTVGTTSLDISVGIVCHYQFENGSSQFAFMDVESERGASLDHSLSFSTENFVQTLAFCNGLILLSGFSGDQSCYHVFNPLTKHNVMIPQTSTQGGVVRVGLAYDGDQFEVVLVEAGSSNSNGLKLHVFSSDTGQWRCHYPTNITSAPSLQELEFQELGTPPLYANSAIHWEICGYLLVYQVQGSHCALYELPNYFDDWSWQSTLSYRRSLCESGGEVYYCYTDFDGFHIWKLLNEEEHPGFFNYCDYKRFPWKLVHSVMHQVLMPKHQNFFGSSFVWEPYKVAPIAYSEQAQIIYLQLPGIVVAYNFDTGTMGSVCTYSYPGINFNCCSFFSSTASGPHHAQRDSTNGQSELNLPIAEMEKLTL, translated from the coding sequence ATGGAAACGGAAAATTACCATACTGTTGGCACAACCTCACTAGATATTAGTGTTGGTATTGTTTGCCACTATCAGTTTGAAAATGGGTCATCTCAGTTTGCTTTCATGGATGTTGAAAGTGAAAGAGGAGCTTCCCTTGACCATTCCCTCAGCTTCTCTACAGAAAACTTTGTGCAGACCCTTGCTTTTTGCAACGGCTTGATTCTCTTGTCTGGCTTTAGTGGTGACCAATCCTGTTACCATGTGTTCAACCCCCTCACCAAGCACAATGTCATGATCCCTcaaactagtacccaagggggTGTTGTTAGAGTTGGATTGGCCTATGATGGAGACCAATTTGAGGTTGTTCTTGTTGAAGCAGGGTCTTCAAATTCCAATGGACTAAAACTGCATGTTTTCTCTTCTGACACTGGCCAATGGAGGTGCCACTACCCCACCAATATAACTTCTGCCCCATCTTTGCAAGAACTTGAGTTCCAAGAACTTGGCACACCTCCTCTTTATGCGAACAGCGCGATTCATTGGGAAATATGTGGATATTTGTTGGTCTATCAAGTTCAAGGCAGCCATTGTGCACTATATGAGCTACCCAACTACTTTGATGATTGGTCTTGGCAATCAACTTTGAGTTATCGCCGTAGCTTGTGCGAATCAGGAGGAGAGGTCTACTACTGCTACACTGATTTCGACGGCTTTCACATTTGGAAACTCCTCAATGAGGAAGAGCATCCCGGATTCTTCAATTATTGTGATTACAAAAGGTTTCCATGGAAACTAGTCCATAGTGTCATGCATCAAGTGCTTATGCCTAAGCACCAAAACTTTTTTGGCAGCTCCTTTGTTTGGGAGCCTTACAAGGTTGCACCCATTGCCTATAGTGAACAAGCCCAGATCATATATTTGCAGCTTCCAGGAATTGTTGTTGCTTACAACTTTGATACAGGAACTATGGGATCAGTCTGCACCTACTCTTATCCAGGCATAAACTTCAATTGCTGCTCATTCTTTTCTTCAACTGCTTCTGGGCCTCACCATGCACAAAGAGACAGCACAAATGGACAATCGGAGCTGAATCTACCCATAGCAGAGATGGAAAAGTTAACCCTCTAA